The Pectinophora gossypiella chromosome 15, ilPecGoss1.1, whole genome shotgun sequence genome segment TGTTATTAAAGCTTTTTAAGCCAGTTAAGATGGAATTAAGGCTCTCAAGGAATCTTTCAAACTGATTTCTGGTGGTGAAAGATGGGGATCTATAGACTGCAATAATGGCAGTTTTGTTATTAATGACACACGTGAGGCAGTCAGCATATGCAAATTCCGGTTCAGATACGAGGTGACCTAAGGAGGATTTGATGTATAGGACAACTCCCGCATTTTGGTTGCGAGGGTTAGTAGTGGAGTAAAGAGTGTAACCTTCCAGGACAGGTAAGTTGGGGCACTTTTGAAGCCAGCACTCCGTCAGGGCAATTACGTGACAAGTAACgttaatttccaataaaaggGCCCTCAATTGTTCAAAGTTTTTACCTATTGAGCAAATGTTAAGCTGCAAGACTGCAAGTGAATTGTGTTGAGATGTCTTTAGCATTTGGTTACAGCTTTCCGGGCTGCATTTGAAAGAGTTGATACAATCGAGTGATTCAAGTTCAGAATTGATTTCAATCATGGAAGCcatttataaataatgaaaaatagtCAATTAGTGTGAAGTACATCGTGTGAAGATTTGAAAAGTTTAGGTCCAGGAGACAGATAATTCGAGGAGTTATGGAATAATATGTTGTCTATAACGGAAAAATTAGGATCGTGAGAGCCACTAGTGTAAGAAGTTGGGCTGGATGAGTGAGGTGAGTACGATTTTTGTGTGATTGTGGATATAACGCAGCAGGTGAATGTAGAGTGTAATAAGAATAAGAGTGTAAGAACTATAATTAAGTCTGCAACCAAATATACAGAAGCCGATGAGAACACAATATAATAGTAGATAATTAGGGTAGTAAATAGTCATTGTAGTTTCTGAAGATCTAGTAAAAACTGCTCGGATTTAACAATAATATGCTTAGCGCCATGTTCTTTTCGGAGAAAGATTTTGCCACCCGCCGTCCAGCaaaattcgtatttgtttaatTTGGCAAATTCTCTAGATAGGTAAAACAGCTTCTTAGTAGAGCTAGGTAGGTAGTCAGAGACGTAAATAGGTTGATTGCTCCTGAAACCGATCTGTGATGTGTTCAGACGTTCATCCTTGGGGCGGgtcttgttgtaatttttagCTGAAGTGATGAGCTGATCTTTTTCTTGGACAGAGCGGAGTTCCACGACAATAGGTTTAGATGTTCCTGGTTTGCCTGGTATACGATAGATATCTCGAATCCCTGTTATAGGTGTTTGTAAGATTTCTCCAATATTCGTTATATACTGGGTGAGATTAGATGAGGTCTCACGCTCAGAAGCAGGTACGTTACGTATCTCGATGGAGGAGGAACGTGAACTTTGTTGCATATCAGTTATCTTGTTTTCTAGAATGTTAATAGTATGTATATATTCTTTCCTCTCCTTTTGTAAATTTTCTATCAGTTTAGACACATCTTCATATTTTTGGTTCATGAAAGCCATTGATTTTTCTATCTCATAGTTAGATTTCTGTATTGTGAGATTCTGCATCTTAAGTTCATCGATGTCGGATGTTAGTTTGGATATAAGAACACTTTGCTTAGAAAGGATACGATCCAAGTTTGCGTCTTGCTCGGTTTTCCAGTTAGAGAGTATGTCTTTGATGTCGTCCCTCAGTTCACGCATTTCACCGCCCGGTGAAAAGGCAGGGCAAGGCCTTTTCGAACTTCGGCTTATAGTGTTTACATTTTTTGAATCGGAGTTCAATGAAAGGTCCGGTTCCGACTGAGCTTGGATTAGCGGACTATTTTGAGTAGAAGGTGATTTATGTTGAAGGGACATTATGCTTCGAAAACAAAGTTTGATATATCTGTCTCGCTCTAAAACCCGCTAGGGGAGCACCTTATAACCTTCGACCGTAGGTGTAATAAGGAGGATCCGATGTTAGCACAATacaatacttttgtatgcagatAAACCACTCGTGCGAGACACCGATCGCCTGTGTAATGGTCCGTATAGCAGGGGTCTATAGTAGTGGTCGCTAATAACCAGCGAACGTAGACACGATAGGCGCACGTAAATGTCGTAAGTGAGCGGTCAACTTGCACTAGTCACTCAATAACTCGCGTGAACACGTCTGTTGTGCACTGGGCATATGATCGAACTGGAATTGATTTTCTATATGATATTCAATGCTTCTCAATTCACTATAAGACCCGATAGTCCCGgctagtacctacttagttgttacatgacacaagtcaggggcctttgtcagCCCAATAATCCTGAAATCAGGCTTGGTGAGGTCCGTGGCAGGAAGTATAAATTCACCTGCGTTCGTTTCCAGCGATGCCCCGCGATGGCCCGCAGAAGATCGTGGGCGGGTCGGTGACAACCATCAACACCTACCCATTCGGCGTGGCCATGCTGGCTGGCTCCGGCTCCTGGTTCAGTCAGTCCTGCGGTGGCACCATCATCAACAACAGATCCGTGCTCTCAGCTGCTCACTGCTTCGTGTAAgttcaataaatgaatatgcaATTGTTGTTTTACCAGAGAAGACGCCATGCATACATTTTGAAGttcattaaaacacataatacttgCCGGGTTGAGGTCAGGTGGATATGAGACTACCACTATTTCGACACTGAGCGCCATGATTGCACGGGATGACtgagaacccggtattatgagTTATCtaatacttaggtaggtacgttaCATACAATCCCATTTGCTTCCTTACACTCGTCTTAAAGTATAATTTCCTCTCCAGACGTTTGTCTGCCGCCGGCAACTGGCGCAGCCGTGTGGGCTCCACCTGGGCCAACAGCGGCGGGTCTGTCTTCAACACCGCCTCCATCATCCGCCACCCCCAGTACAACCAAAACACTGAGGACAACGACTTCGCTATCGTCCGCATCTCCGGAACCTTCAGCTGGTCCTCCACCGTAGCTGCTGCTAGTATTGCTGGTGCCAACTATAACCTTGGTGATAACCAGGTCGTCTGGGCCATCGGATGGGGTACTACCTCTGTGAGTGTTAACATTTTATTTGACTTATATTGTTTTAGAGTTCCAATCCCGATGATTGTTTGATCACGATCCCATAGGTCGCGGATCTATTATTGTTTTCATAAAATCTTCGTGTTGGTGACTTGTCATCTTGATAAAACAATTCACAAATCATCAAATCTTTCGCCGAAACCAATTTGTGTGAATTTACACTAAACCCCGTTTTTTTCTAGTATTGACTATCATGAATGACAACGATTGACCTTTTTGTTACAGTGGGGAGGTCAGGCCTCGGAGCAGCTGCGCCATGTGCAAGTATGGACCATTAACCAGAACGTGTGCGCCAACCGGTACGCGTCCATCGGCGCGCCCATCACCGCCAACATGTTGTGCTCAGGATGGCTGGACGTAGGCGGTCGCGACCAGTGCCAGGGTGACTCTGGCGGTCCTCTTCTCCACAACAGGGTCGTCGTCGGCGTCTGCTCCTGGGGCCACCAGTGCGCCCACTCCTTCTTCCCCGGCGTCAACGCCCGCGTCTCCCGCGCATCCGCCTGGATTACCGCCAACGCCTAAATGTTTTATCAGGTCCTGCTCTAGTAAGAATTTAGCGGCAGTGAAGCTTCATGTTACTTCAATAAATGTTTAGCCATAACTTTCTTGTTTTACATTACTTCAGAATTAAAATGAGTACCTATTAATTTTTAGATACTGTTTACATAAATCAAATAAACAAGAAATTGAAAAGCCCAGACGATAaagctaaataaaataattgaaaaaccaCAGTGTAATATcaagaaatatttaattataaaatctatGTATCTAGACAAGTCAATAATATCATACCATCTAATGTGCAAGTCCCAGGACATCGGATACTTATTGGAGAGACTCTATAATACAAAGACACGTTCTATTTACAGTAACAACACAAGACAATAGGTAACATTTTAATCTTCTATATTACGGAAGGCAACTGCCATTTCCTCCAGGAGTACGTCGAAATCAGCTTTAATCTTGGCCTCGCCATCCTTCACAGGGTCCTGGTGTCAAACACGAAAATATTCTTCGTTAAAGCTGGTTATATCGATTTGAATGGTATATTTTGCACCCTAGTCCTCTGCActcagtatttttttatctagCCACTTGCTCTGGTACCGCACGGGTAGCCAGAGTATTACTCACCTAGGTACCTTTGcctactttattttttgtttgcatGATCGTGCCATAGACTCGTTCACAACAGCAAAAAATTCAGGTCCCCAAAACGGTCCCTGCAAGCGTGATCGGCGATTTCCTTCTTTCACCGCTTATCCCTTAAGAAAAGACGTAGAATACGTTTTGCTGCTTCCCGGACACGGTCAGCAAAATGATAATGacatccatctttggacttcgtaacCAAAGTGGCAGCAAGTTGTCTTGAATTTATTTATCTCGCGAatttatgtcaaaaaaaaatcgacaCTGATCTTCCAGAGTTATGTCTCTAGTATACTTAGGGACTTCTAGACCGTGGTCATTCTATTGGAGACTGCGAACGGTCGTATTCCTCGGTGCTGAGGGTCATAAGTCATGAGCTCCCTTATGCATTACTTTTCCTCTTTCTCCATGTGTTCCTGTCGCCGGCGGTATTGGGGGCGTTGTGACCTGTAGTCAAGAGTGCAGAGAAAAAAGACTCACCTTGAATTTCATAGAAGAGAGCGAGTAGAGCACAGGCCCCATGTGGTCTCTGATAGTGTTCCACGTGACCTTATTCTCAGACTGCGCCGTGGACTCCACCGCGTGGCGCGACATGTCATAGAAAGCTACGATGTTCTTGAGCATCCCCACCGTCTTGTAGAACGGGCAGAAGCGATCGTACGCCGAGTAGCTGGAAATATGAGGAAAAGACATTGTTCGTTCAATCAGCTTGCAACAAGTATAAGTACTATTAGCTCATTATGTTGTAGAGTACTAGCCATGTAGGAAACGTTTCGAAATCTAATCAGCACCTAACGCAATTCGTCCGAATTAAAATGGACACATTACGCCAAAGACGATGAGAGCCTATGAGGCGTCTCGACTTTAGCGAGTTATATTATTtcgtacttacatataataataatatttgcattCTTTGCATATTGGCTAGGTCGCGAGATAAAATTTTCAACTCTGCATGCTTACCTAAGTGGTTTTATTAACACTACTTCAATTGGTGATCGTTTTTCTTTAtaaagtatgtaagtacatgAGACATGCACGATTTCTACATGTTTAGGAAAGtggttttacataaaaataatattgtaaatactCCTCTACGAGCGCTGTAACATTATATCAGTCAATAACTACTAGTTTACCTGTTCTGCTGTAAGAAGTCGTCTTTTATCAACTTGGCGACCTCCAGCGTGATCTTGTCGGTCTCGGCCAGCGACGCCTTGCCGACCAGCTGCACGATCTCAGACAGATCCTCCTCCTCCTGCAGGATCTCCTTAACCTGTTCAATAAATGATGATATGTTCGTTGATAAAATGATATTCGTTGCCATTATTTCTGCAACTTAAGACTAGAACTCTACCAATGTGGAGATGTGTAATATGGAGACAGGATGTGATTTAAATAACGATGGAATCCAGGCCTAAACCTACCTTCACTCTGAGTGGCGTAAACTCGGGGAAGGATACGTCATAGTATTCGTCTAGTGCACGCATGTATTTACTGTAACAAACACAAAGACACATTTTACTGGCGCGTAAGTCTTCCATCTGGTTTCTTTCATAAAAAATCTAATTACCTGTAAGAGATGAGCCAGTTGATGGAGGGGAAGTGTTTCCTCTGCGCGAGCTTCTTGTCGAGCCCCCAAAACACCTGCACGATGCCCAGCGTGGCTGCTGTCACAGGGTCCGAGAAGTCACCTCCGGGGGGAGACACGGCGCCCACGATGGATACCGAACCTATAATACCAAAACGATTTTTCATAATTGTCAGGTTTTTCAAACCATACGAAGGATCGCGATTTGGTGTACCAGCTGctctattttattgtaaatagagCGGCTGATAAGTATGTATGGTCATAAGTTTATAGCCTATAAGTTTCCCAAAATGTGTCATCTTCGCGCAGAAGGCATTCGCATGATTAAAAGATTAGTTTTCAGCAGGGACTCATTTGACAGCCACGTACCAATGTCATGTTATTCGAGGATATTCTACTGTAAGTTACGTAATAACCctctgtaataaataataatcctgacgcAGGGGTTTATGTGGTCCTCCATCAGCCTCACAACTCATACGACATAAGAAATTacgttataaaactaaaaaaaaacaaaacaaacaaaataaactaaacaaactttaaataaactttttttttttataaaaaaatgtttagcaCATACCTTCCCTGTCAGGGCTACCGAGACACTTGACGCGTCCGGCGCGCTCGTAGAAGGAGGCCAGGCGAGCGCCCAGGTAGGCGGGGTAGCCGGAGTCCGCCGGCATCTCAGCCAGACGACCCGAGATCTCACGCAGCGCCTCGGCCCAACGGGAGGTGGAGTCAGCCATCATGGATACGTTGTAACCCATATCGCGGAAGTACTCGGAGAGGGTGATACCTGGGGACAAACAAAAGATTGGGCCTGTGGTGTGAATGGAAACCAACCAAAGATTCCAGgtttatacttgtacaaaattttcctgtacccaaaggttgcctggaagaagttgctgcatgagcaataaggccgcctgttgtgcttttctgtatatgttgtccttatctctgtattttgtgtccattgtgctcaataaagtattttatctatctatcaggTTTGACTATTTTTAAGGATTTGGATGAATCTCCACCAAACCACAGTACCGCCCGCGCTTCGTCATGGGATTGTAGGATCAGTTATGTATGTTTGAATATTGTTTACTCACCCGTGTATATAGAAGCTTCACGAGCAGCCACAGGCATATTTGAAGTATTGGCGACGAGGGCCGTGCGCTTCATGATGGACTCTGTCACGCCCTCGATCTCCACCGTCAGCTCGGGGAAGTCCCGGAGTACTTCAGACATTTCGTTACCTTTAACACAGATACAGAAGAGGTTCACGTAAATATAGAGCGTCAGGTTATTTCTGGTTCTTTTCTGTAATAATTTTCTGCAATTTAAGTTTGATCAGAAAGTAAATGAAAAAGTGTGTCAGTCAACCAATTAGATACCTAATATAGCAAAAATATAAGGATATCATCGTTTCTGATACTTCGTTGCGCATCTGCTGTTTAAGATGATAATTTTGAAACCAACAGATTTTAAAAGATAGTTGCGGAATCGGTAGTATTTATTGAACAAATTGATCTTACCACGCTCTCCGCAGCCGACGTACACGAT includes the following:
- the LOC126373056 gene encoding trypsin CFT-1-like encodes the protein MRAALVLILAVAAVAAMPRDGPQKIVGGSVTTINTYPFGVAMLAGSGSWFSQSCGGTIINNRSVLSAAHCFVRLSAAGNWRSRVGSTWANSGGSVFNTASIIRHPQYNQNTEDNDFAIVRISGTFSWSSTVAAASIAGANYNLGDNQVVWAIGWGTTSWGGQASEQLRHVQVWTINQNVCANRYASIGAPITANMLCSGWLDVGGRDQCQGDSGGPLLHNRVVVGVCSWGHQCAHSFFPGVNARVSRASAWITANA
- the LOC126373055 gene encoding V-type proton ATPase catalytic subunit A-like; amino-acid sequence: MAKKPKINPRMVATEENEGMFGYVFAVSGPVVTAERMSGSAMYELVRVGYNELVGEIIRLEGDMATIQVYEETSGVTVGDPVLRTGKPLSVELGPGILGSIFDGIQRPLKDINELTRSIYIPKGINVPSLSRDAHWHFVPNNDYRVGSHITGGDLYAIVHENTLVKHKMLMPPRAKGTITYIAPTGDYNVTDVVLTTEFEGEKTSFTMLQVWPVRQPRPVTEKLPANHPLLTGQRVLDSLFPCVQGGTTAIPGAFGCGKTVISQALSKYSNSDVIVYVGCGERGNEMSEVLRDFPELTVEIEGVTESIMKRTALVANTSNMPVAAREASIYTGITLSEYFRDMGYNVSMMADSTSRWAEALREISGRLAEMPADSGYPAYLGARLASFYERAGRVKCLGSPDREGSVSIVGAVSPPGGDFSDPVTAATLGIVQVFWGLDKKLAQRKHFPSINWLISYSKYMRALDEYYDVSFPEFTPLRVKVKEILQEEEDLSEIVQLVGKASLAETDKITLEVAKLIKDDFLQQNSYSAYDRFCPFYKTVGMLKNIVAFYDMSRHAVESTAQSENKVTWNTIRDHMGPVLYSLSSMKFKDPVKDGEAKIKADFDVLLEEMAVAFRNIED